From Stigmatella erecta, one genomic window encodes:
- a CDS encoding CotH kinase family protein: MRIAILLGLPLLVIACGGLTEPGITQDPPPVHVGPGDGNAPTPPAPQPPEIQPPEPGPPGEPPPQGPGPQTPRPSPDQPRWPALQTSIPVYELTLSQADYQALHAHINDPPSKDFSVLGQFALQGRTYAVELSFRGRSTKTDPRVVKKSWDVRFDKQDRFEGKKKSMELLAAWKDSGYLTEKLWYDMAASLGLRVPDARYAHVKLHLKQPDGSVITRYEGVFTELESINKDFLKAHGFDSDSDLYRAGMHDGELRPPPKEHYQEPWEKKTNEDAPWTELWSFLEGLNRTPPHAFPAFLEKNLEVEDYITWLAMEALIAHTMQGDARSYFVYDRETEKWSHVPWDLNNALSLYNRTNAVVQGVKKTRPLFSFTPYDPKVYELYAERRVFEGMEGLKLGWSTLSTRIYDDPVLRARYAARLRKLLDTWFTEENLGPRIDAMHALLAPSILPGPDGQAKDPYVSTAHAERSAEYLHRFVRERRAWLLEHLKDIEFHGANALVIDRVGRDASGAFWVQIYNRSSVPVSLGGLQLSGLSRVPEQWRLPEFSLPPGQVITFRQGAVGVGEMPLGATLDPKAPELSLYSADGLTALDLLWLAPLKPGEAYGRLPRGAETFGPQQGP, from the coding sequence ATGAGAATCGCGATCCTCCTTGGACTTCCTTTGTTGGTGATTGCGTGCGGGGGGCTGACCGAGCCCGGCATCACGCAAGACCCTCCTCCCGTTCACGTGGGCCCGGGGGATGGCAATGCCCCCACGCCACCGGCCCCCCAACCGCCGGAGATCCAACCGCCCGAACCGGGCCCGCCGGGGGAGCCGCCGCCCCAGGGCCCAGGACCCCAGACGCCGCGGCCCTCGCCCGACCAGCCCCGCTGGCCCGCGCTGCAGACATCCATCCCCGTCTACGAGCTGACCTTGAGCCAGGCGGACTACCAGGCGCTCCATGCTCACATCAATGATCCTCCCTCGAAGGACTTCAGCGTCCTGGGGCAGTTCGCGCTCCAGGGCCGCACGTACGCGGTGGAGCTGAGCTTCCGCGGGCGCTCCACCAAGACGGACCCGCGCGTCGTGAAGAAGTCCTGGGACGTGCGCTTCGACAAGCAAGATCGCTTCGAGGGCAAGAAGAAGAGCATGGAGCTGCTGGCCGCGTGGAAGGACAGCGGCTACCTCACCGAGAAGCTCTGGTACGACATGGCGGCGAGCCTCGGGCTGCGCGTGCCGGACGCCCGCTATGCGCACGTGAAGCTGCACTTGAAGCAGCCGGACGGCTCCGTCATCACACGCTACGAGGGGGTCTTCACCGAGCTGGAGTCCATCAACAAGGACTTCCTCAAGGCGCACGGCTTCGACAGCGACAGCGACCTCTACCGCGCCGGCATGCATGATGGCGAACTGCGCCCGCCACCCAAGGAGCACTACCAGGAGCCCTGGGAGAAGAAGACGAACGAGGACGCCCCCTGGACGGAGCTGTGGAGCTTCCTGGAGGGCCTCAACCGCACGCCGCCGCACGCCTTCCCGGCCTTCTTGGAGAAGAACCTGGAGGTAGAGGACTACATCACCTGGCTGGCCATGGAGGCGCTCATCGCCCACACCATGCAGGGCGACGCGCGCAGCTACTTCGTCTACGACCGGGAGACGGAGAAGTGGTCTCACGTTCCGTGGGATCTCAACAACGCGCTGTCGCTCTACAACCGCACCAACGCCGTCGTCCAGGGCGTGAAGAAGACGCGCCCGCTCTTCAGCTTCACCCCCTATGACCCGAAGGTCTACGAGCTGTACGCGGAGCGCCGCGTCTTCGAGGGCATGGAGGGCTTGAAGCTGGGGTGGAGCACGCTCTCCACGCGCATCTACGATGACCCGGTCCTGCGCGCCCGCTACGCCGCCCGGCTGAGGAAACTGCTCGACACGTGGTTCACCGAGGAGAACCTCGGGCCGCGCATCGACGCCATGCACGCGCTGCTCGCGCCCTCCATCCTGCCGGGTCCGGACGGCCAGGCGAAGGATCCCTATGTCAGCACCGCGCACGCCGAGCGCAGCGCCGAGTACCTGCACCGGTTCGTGCGCGAGCGCCGCGCCTGGCTCCTCGAGCACCTGAAGGACATCGAGTTCCATGGGGCCAACGCGCTCGTCATCGACCGGGTGGGCCGCGACGCCTCGGGGGCCTTCTGGGTGCAGATCTACAACCGGAGCTCGGTGCCCGTATCCCTTGGAGGCCTCCAGCTCTCGGGCCTCTCCCGGGTGCCCGAGCAGTGGAGGCTGCCGGAGTTCTCCCTGCCGCCCGGACAGGTCATCACCTTCCGCCAGGGCGCCGTGGGCGTGGGCGAGATGCCACTGGGCGCGACGTTGGACCCCAAGGCTCCCGAGCTCTCGCTCTACTCGGCGGACGGGCTGACGGCCCTGGATCTGCTGTGGTTGGCGCCGCTGAAGCCGGGTGAGGCCTACGGGCGGCTGCCGCGAGGAGCGGAGACCTTCGGTCCCCAGCAGGGCCCGTAG
- a CDS encoding family 78 glycoside hydrolase catalytic domain, which produces MATQSLRGTRLRGYARATALWSLVALAALAAPAGALARSSPSSYSPASRTLAPVRVHSTEGSVSSPQNVLSGAATRLSGTSALVVYDFGKEVGGLVTLRFSGASGAGQQLGLAFSESSLYIGRNSDQSSGGGSPDGALYATVSGAGTYTMPADKLRGGFRYLTLFLTTSGWVDLTGISLNFTPAPGKANPQDYANYFASNDPLLDKLWYAGAYTVQMNTIGSNQGRVWGPPSSGWQNNATVGVGATVLVDGAKRDRTVWAGDLGIALPAQYVSTNDTLSTRNAIAMLFQAQRPSGELQWGGSPFNLWGSTTYNMWALIGTASYYTYSGDKAWVDSIWAKYKATMNFVLSQVGGNGLLSIPSAYSEDWARVKPVGENIAANAILYATLLGGAQLAEVENDAALASAWRARAATLKSAANARLWNPAVGLYRDNPTSTVYPQDGNSMAVWFKLTDSPQKDASIVRALTARWNHIGALTPEKNDGGKIGTFPGSMELQAHLIAGEDVNALILMRREWGHMLSSPIGTASTFWEGMDYHGSLDPAYNGSFVSAAHGWAAGPTLALTFHVLGLMPLGPDGRYQFIPHRGDLTHVEGTLTLPQGLVSGSWDYSGAAGTFTARLTSPAGSSGTIGIPTYGASNVSVTVNGAAAWTGGAFRSVPGIGGGSSDGRYIYLTGVAPGTYTVVGSGVVAPVPFTVSVLPNQLPPGYTLCAAEGETCTPSGTQVMAYGAGTYAYRLASGPTPCTTASFGGKDPAYNLLKSCYLAPAGGPVGFTACAEEEGTCTFSGMRQVAYGRNGAFRFQVANGSVACTNEAFGTDPLPNAPKGCYVAPANAPPPGSWSRCAIEDNSCTVPNGQPLAFGANGSFWGGVSTGTTVCNSGSFGVDPLFGTAKACYYPAGAPAGFGTLCAAEKGTCAFSGQKTVAYGANGAFVYKTFTGGTPCTSAAFGGADPLYNVAKSCYVP; this is translated from the coding sequence ATGGCAACACAGTCTCTGAGAGGAACCCGCCTGCGGGGCTACGCCCGGGCCACGGCCCTGTGGAGCCTGGTGGCCTTGGCCGCCTTGGCCGCTCCCGCCGGAGCGCTCGCGCGAAGCTCTCCCTCCAGTTACTCGCCCGCCTCGCGCACCTTGGCCCCGGTCCGGGTGCACAGCACGGAAGGCTCGGTCAGCTCGCCCCAGAACGTGCTCTCCGGCGCGGCCACCCGGCTGTCCGGCACCAGTGCCCTGGTGGTGTATGACTTTGGAAAGGAAGTCGGCGGGCTGGTGACGCTGCGCTTCTCGGGCGCGAGCGGCGCGGGCCAGCAGCTCGGCCTCGCCTTCTCCGAGTCCTCCCTCTACATCGGGAGGAACAGCGACCAGAGCAGCGGCGGCGGAAGCCCCGACGGCGCGCTCTACGCCACCGTGTCGGGGGCGGGCACGTACACGATGCCCGCCGACAAGCTCCGCGGCGGCTTCCGCTACCTCACCCTGTTTCTGACGACCTCCGGGTGGGTGGACCTCACGGGCATCTCCCTGAACTTCACCCCCGCGCCCGGCAAGGCGAACCCCCAGGACTACGCCAATTACTTCGCCTCCAACGACCCGCTGCTCGACAAGCTTTGGTACGCGGGCGCGTACACGGTGCAGATGAACACCATCGGCTCGAACCAGGGCCGCGTCTGGGGGCCGCCGTCCAGCGGCTGGCAGAACAACGCCACCGTGGGCGTGGGCGCCACCGTGCTCGTCGATGGCGCGAAGCGGGACCGGACCGTGTGGGCGGGAGACCTGGGCATCGCGCTGCCCGCCCAGTACGTGTCCACCAACGACACGCTTTCCACGCGCAACGCCATCGCGATGCTCTTCCAGGCCCAGCGGCCCTCCGGAGAGCTGCAGTGGGGCGGCTCGCCCTTCAACCTCTGGGGCTCCACCACGTACAACATGTGGGCCCTGATCGGCACCGCGTCCTACTACACGTACTCGGGGGACAAGGCGTGGGTGGATTCCATCTGGGCCAAGTACAAGGCCACGATGAACTTCGTCCTCTCGCAGGTGGGCGGCAATGGCTTGCTCAGCATTCCCAGCGCCTACAGCGAGGACTGGGCCCGGGTGAAGCCCGTGGGCGAGAACATCGCGGCGAATGCCATTCTTTACGCCACGCTGCTCGGGGGCGCGCAGCTCGCGGAGGTGGAGAATGACGCCGCGCTCGCCTCCGCTTGGCGCGCCCGCGCCGCCACGCTCAAGTCGGCGGCCAACGCCCGGCTCTGGAACCCCGCCGTGGGCCTGTACCGGGACAACCCCACCAGCACCGTGTACCCGCAGGACGGCAACTCGATGGCCGTCTGGTTCAAGCTCACCGACAGCCCCCAGAAGGACGCGAGCATCGTGCGCGCCCTCACCGCGCGCTGGAACCACATCGGCGCCCTCACCCCGGAGAAGAATGACGGCGGGAAGATCGGCACCTTCCCGGGCTCGATGGAGCTCCAGGCCCACCTGATCGCGGGCGAGGACGTCAACGCGCTCATCCTCATGCGGCGCGAGTGGGGCCACATGCTCAGCAGCCCCATCGGCACGGCCAGCACCTTCTGGGAGGGCATGGACTACCACGGCTCGCTCGACCCCGCGTACAACGGCTCCTTCGTGAGCGCCGCGCACGGGTGGGCCGCGGGCCCCACGCTCGCCCTCACCTTCCATGTCCTGGGCCTCATGCCCCTGGGGCCGGACGGGCGCTACCAGTTCATCCCCCACCGGGGAGACCTCACCCACGTCGAGGGCACCCTCACCCTGCCCCAGGGCCTCGTCTCCGGTTCCTGGGATTACTCCGGCGCGGCGGGCACCTTCACCGCGCGGCTGACCAGCCCCGCCGGCTCCAGCGGCACGATCGGCATTCCCACCTACGGCGCCTCCAACGTGAGCGTCACCGTGAACGGCGCGGCCGCGTGGACGGGCGGCGCCTTCCGGAGCGTTCCCGGCATCGGCGGTGGCTCCAGCGATGGGCGCTACATCTATCTGACCGGCGTGGCCCCCGGCACGTACACCGTGGTGGGCAGCGGCGTGGTGGCCCCCGTGCCCTTCACCGTCTCGGTGCTGCCCAACCAGCTGCCACCCGGCTACACCCTGTGCGCGGCCGAGGGAGAAACCTGCACGCCCAGCGGCACCCAGGTGATGGCCTACGGCGCTGGCACCTATGCCTACCGGCTCGCCAGCGGCCCCACCCCGTGCACCACCGCCTCCTTCGGAGGGAAAGACCCGGCCTACAACCTGCTGAAGTCCTGCTACCTGGCCCCGGCGGGAGGGCCCGTGGGCTTCACCGCGTGCGCCGAGGAGGAGGGCACCTGCACCTTCTCGGGCATGCGGCAGGTCGCCTACGGGCGCAACGGGGCGTTCCGCTTCCAGGTCGCCAACGGCAGCGTGGCGTGCACCAACGAAGCCTTCGGCACGGACCCGCTGCCGAACGCTCCCAAGGGCTGCTACGTCGCTCCCGCCAATGCCCCTCCGCCTGGGAGCTGGAGCCGGTGCGCCATCGAGGACAACTCGTGCACGGTGCCCAATGGACAGCCGCTGGCTTTCGGGGCCAACGGCTCCTTCTGGGGCGGCGTTTCCACCGGAACCACCGTCTGCAACAGTGGCTCGTTCGGGGTGGACCCCCTCTTCGGCACCGCGAAGGCTTGTTATTACCCGGCCGGGGCGCCTGCTGGATTCGGGACGCTGTGCGCGGCGGAGAAGGGCACCTGCGCCTTCAGCGGCCAGAAGACCGTGGCCTACGGGGCCAACGGCGCCTTCGTGTACAAGACCTTCACGGGTGGCACCCCCTGCACCTCGGCCGCTTTCGGCGGAGCCGACCCGCTCTACAACGTCGCCAAGTCCTGCTACGTGCCCTGA